CGCGCGGCAAACGAGCCGTTGCCTACCACCATCACGATCAAATCTTCGGTGGCTTTATTGATGACGATATGTTCCCGCGTATTGGCGCTGGAGACCGTGCCGTCGTTAAAGCCGCCGGTGGTGGCATCTTCGTAACGGTCGCCGTCGCCGCTGTAGGTGATCGCCATGCCGTTATAATTTTGCGTCGCGCTGCCGCTCAGGTTGTAGCTGCTGCCGCCCTGCACCAGCAGAGAGTCATCGTAGCTGGCGCCCGGCAGAAAACCGTTCTCCGGCGTAATCACTTTGCTGTCAGCCAGCGCCGCGCTGTTCACGCCTTTGCTGACCCAGGTGGAATCGGGATCGCTGCCCTGCAACGGGGTGCCGATCAGATGCTTGCCGTCGCGCGTGAAAACCTGAATGTCATCGTCATAGGAATAGGAATCGATGCGCATCGCAACGTTCGTCGCGCCGGCGGGCACATAGGCCAGCGATACAATGCCCGAGGTAAAGCTATAGTTGTTGCCCGGTACCGGAAACTTGCCGGTGGCGGGCGAAACGTTGCCCAGCTTTACCGGCAGATCGGTAACGCCGGACGCCAGCGGATATTTGCCGAAAATTTCGGTGGTGCTGGCGATCTGATCGATCGTCTCGCTGATCTGCTGGAATTCATCCTGCAGGCTCTGTCGATCGCTATCTGATAAGGCGTCGTTCACCGAACGGATCGCCAGCTCCTTGCCGCGGATGAGCAGCCTGGAAATGGTATCCAGCCCGCCATCAGCGGTCTCCGACAGGCTGATGCCGTCATCCAGACCGCGCGCGATCACCGTGTCGGCGCCGATATTGGCGGTCATACGGTTAGAAATGGCCTGACCGGCGGCGTCATCTTTCGCGCTATTAATGCGCAAACCGGATGAGAGACGCGCAATGGTCTGGCTGAGCGATGGGGCGTCCTTTGCCTGATTTTTCAGCACGTTGGCTGATAACAGATTGGTATAAATGGTCGCCATGATAAGTGTTTCTTCATTGACTGGTGTCTGAGTAGGAAGGTTATCGGCGCAGCGCCCCTGCGCTTTAGCGCCTTTACAATCGCTGACGCCAGGCGCGCCAGGGCTTCGCGCGTTTGCACGTGCTGCCGCCTGCCGCTACGCACTCTGCTTTTCCCGGCCTATACTTAAGCTGTTAAAACCTATCAGGAAAGCATTATGTCACTATGGAAAACCTTTATTGCCAGCGTGGGCGCCCTGCTCTCGGTGGCCTGCAGCACCACGCCGCCGAAGAATGTCACGGTGGTGGAAAATTTCGACGCCGATCGCTATCTCGGCCAGTGGTATGAAATCGCCCAGCTGAATCATCGTTTTGAACGCGGCCTCGATCATGTCACGGCCACTTACAGCAAGCGCGACGACGGCGGCCTGAAAGTGATTAATCGCGGCTATGACGTGCAGAAGCAGCGCTGGAAAGAGAGCATCGGCAAGGCCTACTTTACCGGCTCGCCGCAGCGCGCGGCGTTGAAGGTGTCGTTTTTTGGTCCTTTCTACGGCGGCTATAACGTTATCGCGCTCGACAGCGACTACCGCTATGCGCTGATCTGCGGGCCGAACCACGACTATCTCTGGATCCTGTCGCGTACGCCGCAGCTGGATGAGTCGGTTAAGCAGAAGCTGACGGAACAGGCACGTCAGGCCGGTTTCCCGGTCGATAAGCTGATTTGGGTGAAACAGGACGGCGCGACGCCGCAGCAGGCGGGCAACTAACGCGGAAAGGAAAGGATGTCGGTACGGAACGCAGGTTCCGCACCGTACCTGTTATTGCGCGCCGCGCTGAATCGCCTGACCGCCCGCCTCAACATCCTCGCCTACGCCGCGCGTGGTGTTGCAGGCTGAGAGCAGAGTAGAAAGAATCAAAGCGGAAAAAATTGCGACAATACTTTTCTTTGACATAGCCATTTCCTTTTTGGTTGCAGTTGAAAGTACAGCAACTAAAGCATAGCCCTAAATTAACAGCTTGCTCGTTGGGGTGCCGGAAATGGCTTTCTTTCAGAAAGGAAGGTGACTCAGTTTGCTGCGCGGGAGATAGCGCCGCCAAGGTGCGAAACATCTTCACCAAAGCCGCGGAAGGTATTGCAGGCGCTGAGAGCCGTCGTCATCAGCAGCGCGACAGCGATGAGTTTTACGATGCTCTTCATTCTTTCAGGGTTCTCAGTAAAAAAGCGCACCCAAAGGATGCGCCTGATTGCTGCTTATTTTACGCGAGATACGTATTCGCCAGAGCGGGTGTCAACTTTGATCACTTCGCCAATCTGGACGAACAACGGCACTTTAACCACGGCGCCGGTAGAGAGCGTAGCCGGTTTGCCGCCGGTGCCCGCCGTATCGCCTTTCAGGCCCGGGTCGGTCTCAACGATTTCCAGCTCGACGAAGTTCGGCGGCGTTACGGCGATCGGGCTACCGTTCCACAGCGTCACGATGCACTCGGCCTGATCCAGCAGCCATTTAGCGTTTTCGCCAACGGCTTTCGAATCCGCAGCCAGCTGCTCGAAGGTTTCATTGTTCATGAAGTGCCAGAACTCACCGTCGTTGTAGAGGTAAGTCAGGTTCATATCCACAACGTCTGCGCCTTCGGCGGAGTCGGTAGATTTAAAGGTTTTTTCAATCAGCTTGCCGGTCAGCAGACGACGCATCTTAACGCGTGCGAACGCCTGGCCTTTGCCCGGTTTTACAAACTCGCTGGCTTCGATGGCGTAAGGTTCGCCTTCGAACATGATTTTGAGACCGTTGCGAAAATCGTTGCTAGAATAAGTCGCCATAAAGGCCCTCTACAATTTAATACTGGTACTTAGCCAAAAAAATGGCACACATTGTAACCCTAAATACCCCATCCAGAGAAGATTGGTTGCAACAACTTGCAGACGTCATCACTGAACCCCATGAATTATTGCAGTTTTTAGCGCTGGAACAGCATCCTGAGCTGGCCGCTGGCGAGCCTGCGCGCAAGCTTTTTGCCCTGCGTGTGCCGCGCGCCTTCGCCCGGCGCATGAAAAAAGGCGATCCGCGCGATCCGCTGCTGCTGCAGGTGATCACCGATCGGCAGGAGTTTATCGACGCGCCAGGCTACAGCACCGATCCGCTGGATGAGCAGAGCAGCGTGGTGCCAGGCCTGCTGCATAAATATAAAAACCGGGCGCTGCTGCTGGTAAAGGGCGGCTGCGCGGTGAACTGCCGCTACTGCTTCCGCCGCCACTTCCCCTATCAGGATAACCAGGGCAACAAACGCAACTGGCAGCGGGCGCTGGACTATATCCGCGATCACAGCGAGCTGGATGAGATCATTTTTTCCGGCGGCGATCCGTTAATGGCGAAAGATCATGAGCTGGACTGGCTGATCGGCGAGCTGGAAGCGATCCCGCATTTAAAACGCCTGCGCATCCACAGTCGTCTGCCGGTCGTGATCCCGGCGCGCATTACCGAAGCGCTCTGTCAGCGCCTGGGCCACTCGCGGCTGCAGGTGTTGATGGTGACCCATATCAACCATGCGCAGGAGATTGACCAGGCACTGCGCCACGGCGTGACGATGCTAAAGCACGCCGGCGTGACGATGCTGAACCAGAGCGTGCTGCTGCGCGGCGTCAATGATAATGCGCCCGCGCTGGCGGAACTCAGCAACGCGCTGTTTGACGCCGGCATCCTGCCCTACTATCTGCATGTACTGGATAAGGTGCAGGGCGCGGCGCACTTCTATGTTTCGGACGAGGAAGCGCGGGCGATTATGCGTCAGCTGCTGCCGCTGGTTTCCGGCTATATGGTGCCGAAGCTGGCGCGCGAAATCGGCGGTGAGCCCAGCAAAACGCCGCTCGATTTGCAGCTGCGGCAGTCGTGAAGCGCGCTGCCGGCCGGATGCGGTATGGCTGTACCGCATTGCGGTCGTGTGCGGCATGGTTGAATGTGGCTGCCACCAAAATATGGCATTGATGAATCCCCTGTGCCGCAAAAGGCGCCATTGCTAAACCGCGCTGCCGACCGGATGCGGTATGGCTATACCGCATTGCGGCCATGTGCGGCATGGTTGAATGTGGCTGCCACCAAAATACGGCGCTCCTGACCCTCACAGCCCGCGACATAAAGCGGGCGCCCCTTCCCGGCCCGCCGGTTAATAAAAGCGCTGCTTTATCGCCCTGCTAATCTTTTTTGCCGTCTGCTGCTGCGCCATCATTTGCAGCAGCGCACGGCATTTCGGCACGCTGTGCGCCAGATGAATCTGCACCCCCTGGCAAAAATAGTTATGCCGGGGAATATTGCTGGCGTCCGGCATAAAGCGGTGCCCGGGGCAACCGCCGTGACATAAAGGCCGCCAGGCGCAGCGGATGCAGCTGCTGTTTGCCGCCACCTGCTTTCGACGGGCGAAGTCGCGGTTTTTCTCGCCGTTGACCATCAGCGTAAGATCGTCATGATTAATATTGCCAAGCCGATGTTGCGGAAAGACGAAGTGATCGCAGGAATAGAGATCGCCGTTAGCCTCGATAACCAGGTTGCCACCGCAGGTTTCATTCAGGGTGCAGGCGGCATTCTGTCCCGCCATCTTCGCCAGCAGCTGTTCGAAATTCATAATAAACACCTGGCCTAAATCGTTCAGCAGCCATTCATCAAACAGCCGGTTCAGGAAATCGCCCCAGGCCTTCGCGCCGACCGACCAGTCGGCGACCCGACAGCTGCCGGAAAAATCGGGATGCATCAGCGTCAGTCCATACTTATCAGGCCCGCCTTTTCTCTCCACCAGCGGGATAAACTGCATGTAGCGGCTGCCAATACGCCGCAGAAAGCGATACACCTCCAGCGGCTCGTTAACGTTTTCAGCGCTGACCACCGTCAGAGAGTTCCAGGCGACATCGTGTCGCGTAAGCGCCCCGATGCCCGCCATTACCGCAGCGAAGCAGCTGTTGCCCGCCTGGTTTTTACGGTGGCGATCGTGATGCAGCTGGTTACCGTCAAGCGAGACGCCGACCAAAAAGGCATGGCGTTTAAAAAACGCCGCCCATTTGTCATCAATATTCACGCCGTTGGTCTGGAAATAGTTATTAATGCTTTTACCGTTGCGGTAACGCTGCTGCAGCGCAACTGCGCGCCGGTAGAAATCAAGCCCGACCAGCGTCGGCTCGCCGCCCTGCCACAAAAAATCGACAACGTTAGCGCGCTGCGCGGCGATGGTTTTTCTGATGTAATTTTCCAGCGTCGTGTCATCCATGCGCCAGGCCTGTTTGCGCTCAGGATAAAGCTGCGCTTTCTCCAGATAGAAGCAGTAGTCGCAGGCGATATTACATAACGCGCCGCCCGGTTTCGCCATAAGCTGAAAATTGCTGACAGGATCGTCCTGCATACTAGTTCTCCCTGTAATAAACGGTGATGTTCCCTTTACCTTTGGCGTTCTGCCCGCCGCCCGCATTATTTCGCCATGAGGCGATGGGGATATTAATCATCCTGTTAACGGCAGCCGAAAATATAATTAACGCCGGTTAAGCGCGCAGCGCTTTTATTTATCCTGCTACTGTGGTTTGCCTGACGCGCAATCAATCCGCAAGTCTGGCTGCGACCAAGGCGGCTATGTGGCATGGCGATATTCGCCGCTATCATGCCGGCGGTTATCGCTTTTTCCGCTCTAAGGGTATTACCGGCGAATTATCCCGACAAGCGGAAACCCTTTTCCGTCACGCTTTTGTGAGAAGCCTCTATTTTTAATAGCCGGCCACGCGGTTCAGTAAAAGATCAAAATAAGCAGAAGGAAATGTAATTAGCGGCGTCACTTTTTTATGCTGCGGGTTACATTATTATCCTGACGCCTGATATTAATGGCGCCTGACCCTGCGGAATCGTATGCCTGCCATTCTCGTCGTCGACGATCACCCGGCTATCTGTTACGCCCTGAAAATTTATCTGGAGGCGGAGAAAGATCTCTGCGTGATGACGACCACTGACGGCGGCGCCGTTATGGCACTCATTCGTCAGCACCCTGTCGATCTGGTTATTCTGGATATCGCCCTGCTCCGGCTCGACGGGCTTGATCTGTTAGCGCGAATCAAACATTGCCGTCCGGCGACGCGTGTCCTGATGCTCTCTGGCCTGGCGGCGGACAAGTATGCGCGGCGCAGCCTGCTGGCGGGCGCTGACGGCTTTCTCAGTAAGCAGCATCTCCTTTCCGCTATCCGCGCCGCGGTGCGCCTGCTGCTGGAGGGCTACAGCTGCTTTCCCGCCGACTGCCTGCGTTCTGACTCCTCTCGCCCGGCGCGGCGCGGCAGCGCGCTGTTATCCCGCCTTTCCAACCGGGAGATAACCGTTCTGCGTTATCTGGCGGAAGGAAAGACCAATAAACAGATCGGCGAACTACTGCAGTTAAGCAATAAAACCGTCAGTACCTATAAAGCGCGCCTGCTGGAAAAAAGCGGCGCCGCATCGCTGGCGGAGCTACTGCTGCAGCTGGAAGAGCCGCCTCCCTGACGCGCACTACCGGGCCGCTTCATGCCAGTGACGGCGATGTCATCCCGTCCTACAAAAGATGAAGGACGCGCCTGTCTTGCTATCGCGCAAGCGCGCCTTTACCCTTACGCTGTTTGTGGTTATCTCCGCAAGCCGGCTCTCCCCTTCAATTTCGTACAAGGAGTTACGATGAAAAAGCTCGCCCTGCTGGCCGCCATGATGATGGCCGGCATCGTCAATACGGCCTACGCCGCCGCTCAGGATTGCGCGACAAAACGCGCCGCGATAGAAAAAGAGATCGCTATTGCTGAACATTACGGCAATAGCGCCAAGGTAAACGGCCTGAAGCATGCGCTGGCGGAAGTCAAAGCGCACTGCACCAGCGCCACCGTGATTGCCAGCGCGCAAAAAGAAGTGACTAAGCTGGAGAAAAAACTGGCGGAAAAACAGGAGGATATTCGCGAGCTACAGGCCGATCTGCGCGAAGCGCAGGCCAAAGGCAAGCAGGATAAGGTCGCAAAATATCAGCGTAAACTGCAGGAGAAGCAGGCTGACCTGCAGAGCATCCGGCAGCAGCTCAACAAGGCGCGCGCCAGTCTGGCTACCCTGAAAAAATCAGCCTGATACGGCGATAAACGGAAGCATACCGCTTCCGTTTTTTTGCCCGCGCCGGCGATGAACCGTTTGCGATTTCTCTCTCTGCTGCCCGCTTTTTCGCTGCTGCAGGCGACCGCCGCGCAGCCGCTGTGGGTGCTGGTGAATAATCATTATAAAGGGCGCCTCGCGCTGGAGATAACGGCGGAGCAGCCCTGCCTGACACGCGCTTTGCTGGCGGAATGGGGCGTTAAAACAACGCGCCTGCCCGCCAGCGGCTGGACCGCGCAGGGGTGTTTATCTGCCCGCATCGCGCAGCAACGCTTTCATTCCCGCTATCAACCTGATGCCGCGCTGCTGACGCTGACTATCGCCGCAGAGGATCTCTGGCCACGGCAAAACGATGTCGCCGCCAGCCGCTGGGATGAGGGCATCAACGCGCTGTTTACCAGCTGGCGCGCCAGCTATCGTTACGCACAAAGCGATAATCCTTACGCCGCCCGCGGCGCGCATATGGCGCTGGAGCTGGATAACGGCGTAAATGTCGGCCCCTGGCGCCTGCGCTATCAGAATACCTTCTGGCGCGATGCCGCCGGCAGGCAGGGCGTGTTCACCCGCCAGGCGAGCCTGTATCGCAGCCTCCATGCGTGGCGCGCGCAGTGGCGCATCGGCGACGGTGAAACTTCAGATACGCTGTTTGATGCCTTCCCCTTTCGCGGCATGATGCTCAAGACGGACGAAGCGATGCTGCCCGACCGCTGGCGCCCCTTTTCTCCCTGGGTAAGCGGCTATGCCAGAAGCCATGCCGACGTCACCATCAGCCAAAACGGTCTGACGCTTTACCGCCTGCGCGTACCGCCTGGCCCGTTTGTCATTCGTGATTTTTATCCGCCCGCCAATGACGGCGCGCTGCTGTTGACCATCAGGGAGAGCGACGGTAGCGAGAGCTGGCGCTATCTTCCCTGGTCCGCGCTGCCGGCGCTGGCGCGGCGCAGTCACGTCAGTTATGAACTGGCCGCCGGACGCTACCGTCCCTGGCGCGGCAGCGATCTGC
This DNA window, taken from Mixta gaviniae, encodes the following:
- a CDS encoding flagellin, which codes for MATIYTNLLSANVLKNQAKDAPSLSQTIARLSSGLRINSAKDDAAGQAISNRMTANIGADTVIARGLDDGISLSETADGGLDTISRLLIRGKELAIRSVNDALSDSDRQSLQDEFQQISETIDQIASTTEIFGKYPLASGVTDLPVKLGNVSPATGKFPVPGNNYSFTSGIVSLAYVPAGATNVAMRIDSYSYDDDIQVFTRDGKHLIGTPLQGSDPDSTWVSKGVNSAALADSKVITPENGFLPGASYDDSLLVQGGSSYNLSGSATQNYNGMAITYSGDGDRYEDATTGGFNDGTVSSANTREHIVINKATEDLIVMVVGNGSFAARMTWDNMPTPTYTPVDAKASSPMQVVTSANFGDTLQTKTIEPTPSDTASLGLAASRLNPKDEAEKAMGALDKALQTVSGYRGEYGSTINSLESAKASLSQQTIATTAARSRIMDADYALEASNLTKQQILQQASNAVLVQANQQPQMMLSLLKG
- a CDS encoding lipocalin family protein, which translates into the protein MSLWKTFIASVGALLSVACSTTPPKNVTVVENFDADRYLGQWYEIAQLNHRFERGLDHVTATYSKRDDGGLKVINRGYDVQKQRWKESIGKAYFTGSPQRAALKVSFFGPFYGGYNVIALDSDYRYALICGPNHDYLWILSRTPQLDESVKQKLTEQARQAGFPVDKLIWVKQDGATPQQAGN
- a CDS encoding entericidin A/B family lipoprotein, with protein sequence MSKKSIVAIFSALILSTLLSACNTTRGVGEDVEAGGQAIQRGAQ
- a CDS encoding entericidin A/B family lipoprotein, producing the protein MKSIVKLIAVALLMTTALSACNTFRGFGEDVSHLGGAISRAAN
- the efp gene encoding elongation factor P, which produces MATYSSNDFRNGLKIMFEGEPYAIEASEFVKPGKGQAFARVKMRRLLTGKLIEKTFKSTDSAEGADVVDMNLTYLYNDGEFWHFMNNETFEQLAADSKAVGENAKWLLDQAECIVTLWNGSPIAVTPPNFVELEIVETDPGLKGDTAGTGGKPATLSTGAVVKVPLFVQIGEVIKVDTRSGEYVSRVK
- the epmB gene encoding EF-P beta-lysylation protein EpmB, producing MAHIVTLNTPSREDWLQQLADVITEPHELLQFLALEQHPELAAGEPARKLFALRVPRAFARRMKKGDPRDPLLLQVITDRQEFIDAPGYSTDPLDEQSSVVPGLLHKYKNRALLLVKGGCAVNCRYCFRRHFPYQDNQGNKRNWQRALDYIRDHSELDEIIFSGGDPLMAKDHELDWLIGELEAIPHLKRLRIHSRLPVVIPARITEALCQRLGHSRLQVLMVTHINHAQEIDQALRHGVTMLKHAGVTMLNQSVLLRGVNDNAPALAELSNALFDAGILPYYLHVLDKVQGAAHFYVSDEEARAIMRQLLPLVSGYMVPKLAREIGGEPSKTPLDLQLRQS
- a CDS encoding anaerobic sulfatase maturase, with the translated sequence MQDDPVSNFQLMAKPGGALCNIACDYCFYLEKAQLYPERKQAWRMDDTTLENYIRKTIAAQRANVVDFLWQGGEPTLVGLDFYRRAVALQQRYRNGKSINNYFQTNGVNIDDKWAAFFKRHAFLVGVSLDGNQLHHDRHRKNQAGNSCFAAVMAGIGALTRHDVAWNSLTVVSAENVNEPLEVYRFLRRIGSRYMQFIPLVERKGGPDKYGLTLMHPDFSGSCRVADWSVGAKAWGDFLNRLFDEWLLNDLGQVFIMNFEQLLAKMAGQNAACTLNETCGGNLVIEANGDLYSCDHFVFPQHRLGNINHDDLTLMVNGEKNRDFARRKQVAANSSCIRCAWRPLCHGGCPGHRFMPDASNIPRHNYFCQGVQIHLAHSVPKCRALLQMMAQQQTAKKISRAIKQRFY
- a CDS encoding response regulator, producing MPAILVVDDHPAICYALKIYLEAEKDLCVMTTTDGGAVMALIRQHPVDLVILDIALLRLDGLDLLARIKHCRPATRVLMLSGLAADKYARRSLLAGADGFLSKQHLLSAIRAAVRLLLEGYSCFPADCLRSDSSRPARRGSALLSRLSNREITVLRYLAEGKTNKQIGELLQLSNKTVSTYKARLLEKSGAASLAELLLQLEEPPP
- a CDS encoding DUF1090 domain-containing protein, translating into MKKLALLAAMMMAGIVNTAYAAAQDCATKRAAIEKEIAIAEHYGNSAKVNGLKHALAEVKAHCTSATVIASAQKEVTKLEKKLAEKQEDIRELQADLREAQAKGKQDKVAKYQRKLQEKQADLQSIRQQLNKARASLATLKKSA